In Corynebacterium afermentans subsp. afermentans, a genomic segment contains:
- a CDS encoding M23 family metallopeptidase yields MNRRLTSSIAAVSAAAAMALTLAPAPATALTVTVGGATISDAGQAIGAVAKAAGAIKESGATITAGDYKIVYDPRALEAPLAAAFAPAKGSDWVAPQRGRTADGRTVVTPASGRFTSGFGPRWGTVHQGIDIANDLGTPIYSVMDGTVISAGPARGFGNWVVIKHDGGEVSVYGHMRHYDVSVGQRVTAGQKIASIGNEGQSTGPHLHFEIKPDGVNQVDPVPWFAAQGIKI; encoded by the coding sequence ATGAACCGACGTCTCACTTCGAGCATCGCAGCCGTCTCGGCCGCAGCGGCAATGGCGCTCACCCTGGCCCCCGCGCCTGCTACCGCCCTGACCGTTACCGTGGGCGGCGCAACCATCTCCGACGCGGGCCAAGCTATAGGCGCAGTTGCGAAAGCCGCAGGCGCCATCAAGGAAAGCGGCGCGACGATCACCGCAGGCGACTACAAGATCGTCTACGACCCCCGCGCTCTCGAGGCTCCGCTCGCCGCCGCGTTTGCTCCTGCGAAAGGCAGCGACTGGGTGGCGCCACAGCGCGGCCGCACCGCCGACGGACGCACCGTAGTCACCCCGGCATCCGGCCGTTTCACTTCAGGCTTCGGCCCGCGCTGGGGCACCGTGCACCAGGGCATCGACATTGCTAATGACCTGGGCACCCCGATCTACTCCGTCATGGACGGCACCGTCATCTCCGCAGGCCCGGCTCGCGGCTTCGGCAACTGGGTCGTAATTAAGCACGACGGCGGCGAGGTGTCCGTCTACGGCCACATGCGCCACTACGACGTCTCCGTGGGCCAGCGCGTCACCGCCGGACAGAAGATTGCCTCCATCGGCAACGAGGGCCAGTCCACCGGCCCGCACCTCCACTTCGAGATCAAGCCGGACGGCGTGAACCAGGTAGACCCGGTGCCGTGGTTCGCCGCCCAAGGGATCAAGATCTAG
- a CDS encoding M23 family metallopeptidase gives MFNSKKQGGKHRKQSPNKGRVAVVAAATGAVSTAGFSGLVAGALTSNQVAEQGQNIKLAADADELQSADPGVTEASAEETPQILAIAEYKPVENLTEQLDKAIQHSDEVARLDEAARAPLFTKPAEGAFTSGFGMRWGSMHNGIDIANSPGTPIRAVAAGTVVDSGPAQGYGNWIRIRHEDGSISVYGHMQTLNVAVGEVVQPGQLIAGMGSEGFSTGSHLHFEIWPDGATPSDPASWLAARGIGL, from the coding sequence ATGTTCAACTCTAAGAAGCAGGGCGGCAAGCACCGCAAGCAGTCCCCTAACAAGGGGCGCGTTGCCGTCGTCGCAGCAGCCACCGGCGCTGTGTCCACCGCTGGTTTCTCCGGCCTCGTTGCAGGTGCCCTCACCAGCAACCAGGTCGCCGAGCAGGGACAGAACATCAAGCTCGCCGCAGACGCCGACGAGCTGCAGAGCGCGGATCCGGGAGTGACCGAGGCTTCCGCCGAAGAGACACCGCAGATCCTGGCCATCGCCGAGTACAAGCCGGTGGAAAACCTCACCGAGCAGCTCGACAAGGCTATCCAGCACTCCGACGAGGTTGCCCGCCTGGACGAAGCCGCCCGCGCTCCACTGTTTACCAAGCCGGCCGAGGGCGCTTTCACCTCCGGTTTCGGCATGCGCTGGGGCTCGATGCACAACGGCATCGACATCGCCAACTCCCCAGGCACCCCGATCCGCGCCGTTGCCGCTGGCACCGTGGTCGACTCTGGCCCGGCGCAGGGCTACGGCAACTGGATCCGTATCCGCCACGAGGACGGCTCCATCTCCGTTTACGGCCACATGCAGACCCTCAACGTGGCCGTCGGCGAGGTTGTGCAGCCCGGTCAGCTCATCGCCGGCATGGGCAGCGAGGGCTTCTCCACCGGCTCCCACCTCCACTTTGAGATCTGGCCGGACGGCGCCACCCCGTCCGACCCGGCTTCCTGGCTGGCAGCCCGAGGCATCGGCCTCTAA
- a CDS encoding cell division protein PerM: MSTTPNQRPRQSDARRQRRKGASKRKITGIKRPAANDKVPATAKERVRHYLPYAIVPNLALVLGLVALCFAVILIAGWSLTYFPGAVGEAWFALHGVPLLIDGVSLTAMPLLPAVGVAAVVAVQVRKATAGRVSVLDLLTLLGLALGLPLVVSAIALFMVFDASNVYPVGTPPVVAAFAYPLIVHLLGFIIGVRRVVWHALAKRSGIPAETVDAGANAANLILRLLAAAAVVFLIVLAFGYARVGELASQFPQLGVAGGTALAVLSLLYLPNAAVAQLAVLLGGSFEAAGAGVSLFAASNVAYPPLPLFAAIPAQMPQWAPVLLVVPAAVLAHAFVAKPMTLEGVAATATWAALMGALLGIFSAGGAGAYGLVGTDPFALALSLFIWVALAGALVRGVALVRQRASARSGS; this comes from the coding sequence ATGAGCACCACACCCAACCAGAGGCCGCGTCAGTCGGATGCGCGCCGTCAGCGTCGCAAAGGCGCAAGCAAGCGCAAGATCACGGGCATCAAACGCCCGGCTGCGAACGACAAGGTTCCTGCCACCGCGAAGGAGCGCGTGCGCCACTACCTGCCGTACGCGATCGTGCCCAATTTGGCGTTGGTGCTCGGGCTTGTCGCGTTGTGCTTCGCGGTGATCCTCATCGCTGGTTGGAGCCTCACGTATTTCCCCGGTGCGGTCGGTGAGGCATGGTTCGCGCTCCACGGCGTGCCGTTGCTTATCGACGGCGTCTCGCTCACCGCAATGCCGCTGCTGCCCGCAGTGGGTGTCGCGGCTGTGGTGGCGGTGCAGGTACGAAAAGCCACCGCGGGCCGCGTCAGTGTGCTTGACCTGCTGACTCTGCTCGGGCTTGCGCTCGGCCTGCCGCTCGTGGTCAGCGCCATCGCGTTGTTCATGGTCTTCGACGCCTCGAATGTGTACCCGGTTGGCACACCGCCTGTCGTCGCGGCGTTCGCTTACCCGCTGATCGTGCATCTGTTGGGCTTCATCATCGGTGTACGGCGCGTGGTGTGGCACGCCCTGGCAAAGCGCAGCGGCATCCCCGCCGAGACTGTCGACGCCGGGGCCAACGCGGCGAACCTCATCCTCCGCCTGCTCGCGGCGGCGGCCGTCGTTTTCCTTATCGTCCTTGCCTTCGGCTACGCTCGCGTCGGTGAGCTGGCCTCGCAGTTCCCGCAACTCGGCGTCGCTGGGGGAACCGCTTTGGCGGTGCTAAGCCTGCTGTACCTGCCTAACGCGGCGGTCGCACAGCTGGCGGTGCTCCTCGGCGGCAGCTTCGAGGCCGCCGGAGCGGGTGTGAGCCTGTTCGCCGCCTCCAACGTCGCGTACCCGCCGCTGCCGCTGTTCGCGGCTATCCCGGCGCAGATGCCGCAGTGGGCTCCGGTGCTGTTGGTTGTGCCGGCGGCGGTGCTGGCGCATGCCTTCGTGGCCAAGCCGATGACGCTCGAGGGCGTCGCGGCGACCGCGACGTGGGCCGCACTCATGGGAGCGCTGCTGGGCATCTTCTCGGCTGGGGGTGCCGGTGCCTACGGGCTCGTCGGAACTGATCCGTTCGCGCTCGCATTGTCGCTGTTTATCTGGGTGGCGCTAGCCGGCGCGCTTGTGCGCGGGGTGGCGCTGGTGAGGCAACGCGCATCCGCGCGCAGCGGTAGTTAG
- the purN gene encoding phosphoribosylglycinamide formyltransferase yields MSDSAKSVAVLASGTGTLLKAIIDNQENRYRVDIVVADQICPALQRAKNAGIRTAVVPMEANRNTWNDKMVAAVASVEPDLVVSAGFMRLLGPAFVQEFEGRTINAHPSLLPSFPGAHAVRDALEHGVKVTGCTVHYVDAGLDSGEIIAQRAVEVQPGDTESELHERIKKVEREQIVHLLRNLEIANGKAVFNV; encoded by the coding sequence GTGAGTGACTCTGCGAAATCGGTGGCCGTCCTCGCGTCGGGCACCGGCACCCTGCTGAAAGCGATCATCGATAACCAAGAGAACCGCTACCGCGTTGACATCGTGGTGGCGGATCAAATTTGTCCAGCGCTGCAACGGGCTAAAAACGCTGGCATCCGCACGGCCGTGGTGCCGATGGAAGCAAACCGCAACACCTGGAACGACAAAATGGTGGCCGCTGTGGCCTCCGTCGAGCCGGACTTGGTGGTTTCCGCGGGGTTCATGCGGCTGCTCGGACCGGCGTTCGTGCAGGAATTCGAGGGGCGAACGATTAACGCCCACCCGTCGCTTTTGCCGTCGTTCCCGGGGGCGCACGCGGTGCGCGATGCGCTGGAGCACGGCGTGAAGGTCACCGGCTGCACGGTGCACTACGTGGACGCCGGCCTGGACAGCGGCGAGATCATCGCCCAGCGCGCCGTTGAGGTGCAGCCGGGGGACACAGAGAGCGAGCTCCACGAACGCATTAAGAAGGTGGAGCGCGAACAGATCGTTCACCTGCTCCGCAACCTCGAAATTGCAAACGGAAAGGCTGTATTTAATGTCTAA
- the purH gene encoding bifunctional phosphoribosylaminoimidazolecarboxamide formyltransferase/IMP cyclohydrolase — MSKREIKRALISVYDKTGLEELARALGQAGVEIVSTGSTAKRIADAGVSVTEVADVTGFPEVLDGRVKTLHPRVHSGILADLRKDSHVDQLQELGIEPFDLVVVNLYPFEETVASGATFDECVEQIDIGGPSMVRAAAKNHPSVAVVTSPARYGEVVEAVKGDGFDIEQRKQLALEAFTHTALYDAAVSSWLSNQLGADASGAGEGTTDLRYGENPHQAARLENEGWGLAAATQHGGKEMSYNNYQDADAAWRAAWDHERACVAIIKHANPCGVAVSDVSIADAHKKAHACDPVSAYGGVIACNREVTLELAEQIKPIFTEVVVAPSYAADALELLQTKKNLRILEVEPKQQDEERKQIAGGWLVQERDRFQAEGDSAANWTLAAGEAADEQTLADLEFAWRAVRCVKSNAILIAAEGASVGIGMGQVNRVDSAKLAVDRANTLDEGRNRTNGAVAASDAFFPFADGFQLLADSGVKAVVQPGGSIRDEEVIAAAEAAGVTMYLTGTRHFAH, encoded by the coding sequence ATGTCTAAGCGGGAAATTAAGCGCGCGCTGATCAGCGTCTACGACAAGACCGGGCTGGAGGAGCTGGCACGGGCGCTCGGCCAGGCGGGCGTGGAGATTGTCTCTACCGGCTCCACCGCCAAGCGCATCGCCGACGCGGGCGTTTCCGTCACCGAGGTCGCGGACGTGACCGGCTTCCCGGAGGTGCTCGACGGCCGTGTGAAAACGCTGCACCCGCGTGTGCACTCCGGCATCCTCGCGGACCTGCGCAAGGACAGCCACGTGGATCAGCTACAGGAGCTGGGCATTGAGCCGTTCGACCTCGTTGTGGTCAACCTCTACCCGTTCGAAGAGACCGTTGCTTCCGGCGCCACCTTCGACGAGTGCGTCGAGCAGATCGATATCGGCGGCCCGTCCATGGTCCGCGCCGCGGCCAAGAACCACCCGTCGGTCGCCGTGGTCACCTCGCCTGCCCGTTACGGTGAGGTCGTCGAGGCCGTCAAGGGCGACGGTTTCGACATCGAGCAGCGCAAGCAGCTCGCACTCGAGGCGTTTACGCACACTGCGCTTTACGACGCCGCGGTCTCCTCCTGGCTGTCCAACCAGCTCGGCGCGGACGCCTCCGGCGCCGGCGAAGGCACCACCGACTTGCGCTACGGCGAGAACCCGCACCAGGCCGCCCGCCTGGAAAACGAGGGCTGGGGCCTTGCCGCCGCCACCCAGCACGGCGGCAAGGAGATGAGCTACAACAACTACCAGGATGCCGATGCTGCATGGCGCGCCGCCTGGGACCACGAGCGTGCGTGCGTGGCAATTATCAAGCACGCCAACCCGTGCGGCGTGGCCGTCTCCGATGTCTCCATCGCGGACGCGCACAAGAAGGCCCACGCGTGTGACCCGGTCTCCGCCTACGGTGGCGTGATCGCCTGCAACCGCGAGGTCACCCTGGAGCTGGCAGAGCAGATCAAGCCGATCTTCACCGAGGTCGTCGTCGCACCGTCCTATGCCGCGGACGCGCTCGAGCTTTTGCAGACGAAGAAGAACCTGCGCATCCTCGAGGTCGAGCCGAAGCAGCAGGACGAGGAGCGCAAGCAGATCGCCGGCGGCTGGCTCGTGCAGGAGCGCGACCGCTTCCAGGCAGAGGGCGACAGCGCCGCCAACTGGACCCTGGCGGCCGGCGAGGCTGCCGACGAGCAGACCCTCGCGGACCTCGAATTCGCGTGGCGCGCAGTGCGTTGCGTGAAGTCGAACGCGATTCTGATCGCGGCCGAAGGGGCGTCGGTAGGCATTGGCATGGGCCAGGTCAACCGAGTCGACTCCGCAAAGCTCGCCGTGGACCGCGCCAACACCCTCGACGAGGGCCGCAACCGCACCAACGGTGCCGTCGCCGCCTCCGACGCGTTCTTCCCCTTCGCGGACGGGTTCCAGCTGCTGGCTGACTCCGGTGTGAAGGCCGTGGTCCAGCCCGGCGGCTCCATCCGCGACGAGGAGGTCATCGCCGCCGCCGAGGCCGCCGGCGTGACCATGTATCTGACCGGCACCCGCCACTTCGCCCATTAG
- a CDS encoding TetR/AcrR family transcriptional regulator: protein MAKPVGRPRKQSPRRRGATAREEILDAASELFTRKGFATTSTHDIADAVGMRQASLYYHFPSKRDIFLTLLMGTIQPALALASDLAETDESAAVKLWALVAAESRILLSSNWNIGRLYQLPVLLSEEFAEYHEARQELEGIFRKLSGQIVGEDDPRIDLPFHMTLAAIEMRDNTGTAPFPLVDDALPAPAVTIADAVLDVLHTDLPDRRTERMLELVDLVSRKNEQD, encoded by the coding sequence ATGGCGAAACCGGTCGGACGGCCACGCAAGCAAAGCCCCCGCCGAAGAGGCGCCACCGCGCGCGAGGAGATCCTCGACGCCGCCTCCGAACTGTTCACCCGCAAGGGTTTCGCCACCACCTCCACCCATGACATCGCGGACGCGGTGGGCATGCGCCAAGCTTCGCTGTACTACCACTTCCCCTCCAAGCGCGACATCTTTCTCACGCTGCTGATGGGCACGATCCAGCCGGCGCTGGCGCTCGCGTCGGATCTGGCCGAGACCGACGAGTCGGCGGCGGTGAAGCTGTGGGCGCTGGTGGCCGCGGAGTCGCGGATCCTGCTGTCGTCGAATTGGAACATCGGCAGGCTCTACCAGCTGCCGGTGCTGCTGTCGGAGGAGTTCGCGGAGTACCACGAGGCGCGCCAAGAGTTGGAGGGGATCTTCCGCAAGCTGTCGGGGCAGATCGTCGGCGAGGACGACCCGCGCATCGACTTGCCGTTCCACATGACGCTCGCGGCCATCGAGATGCGCGACAACACAGGCACCGCGCCCTTCCCGCTTGTCGACGACGCCCTGCCCGCCCCCGCCGTCACCATCGCCGACGCCGTGCTGGACGTCCTCCACACGGACCTGCCGGACCGCCGCACGGAGCGCATGCTCGAGCTGGTGGACTTGGTCTCACGCAAGAACGAGCAGGACTAG
- the rpsR gene encoding 30S ribosomal protein S18 → MMKRNNSRKPRIEQSRRPKKNPLKAKGIESVDYKDVETLRLFISDRHKIRSRRVTGLTPQQQRQVATAVKNAREMALLPFTTR, encoded by the coding sequence ATTATGAAGCGCAACAATTCGCGTAAGCCGCGCATTGAGCAGTCCCGCCGCCCGAAGAAGAACCCGCTGAAGGCGAAGGGCATCGAGTCGGTCGACTACAAGGATGTTGAGACCCTGCGTCTGTTCATCTCCGACCGCCACAAGATCCGTTCCCGCCGCGTCACGGGCCTGACCCCGCAGCAGCAGCGCCAGGTCGCTACCGCTGTGAAAAACGCGCGCGAGATGGCTCTTCTGCCGTTCACCACCCGCTAA
- the rpsN gene encoding 30S ribosomal protein S14, protein MAKKSKIAKNEQRKEIVARYAERRNELKAIIKNPETSDEDRLDAQFELNRQPRDASPVRVRNRDSRDGRPRGYLRKFGVSRVRMREMAHRGELPGVRKSSW, encoded by the coding sequence ATGGCGAAGAAGTCCAAGATCGCTAAGAACGAGCAGCGTAAAGAGATCGTCGCCCGCTACGCGGAGCGTCGTAACGAGCTCAAGGCCATCATCAAGAACCCGGAGACCTCTGACGAGGACCGTCTTGACGCCCAGTTCGAGCTCAACCGTCAGCCGCGCGATGCCTCCCCGGTTCGCGTGCGCAACCGTGACTCGCGTGACGGTCGCCCCCGTGGCTACCTCCGCAAGTTCGGTGTTTCCCGTGTCCGTATGCGCGAGATGGCTCACCGTGGTGAGCTGCCTGGCGTCCGTAAGTCTTCGTGGTAA
- the rpmG gene encoding 50S ribosomal protein L33 has translation MARNDIRPIIKLKSTAGTGFTYVTRKNKRNNPDRITLKKYDPVVRKHVEFREER, from the coding sequence ATGGCACGTAACGATATCCGCCCGATCATCAAGCTCAAGTCCACTGCGGGCACCGGTTTCACCTATGTGACCCGCAAGAACAAGCGCAACAACCCGGATCGCATCACGCTGAAGAAGTACGACCCGGTTGTTCGCAAGCACGTCGAATTCCGCGAGGAGCGATAA
- the rpmB gene encoding 50S ribosomal protein L28 — protein sequence MSAHCQVTGRKPSFGKTVSHSHRRHSRRWNPNVQKRRFYLPSEGRTITLNVSTKGLKIIDRDGIESVVTKIRARGEKI from the coding sequence ATGTCGGCACATTGCCAGGTCACGGGACGTAAGCCGTCTTTCGGCAAGACCGTCTCGCACTCGCACCGCCGCCACTCGCGCCGTTGGAACCCCAACGTGCAGAAGCGCCGGTTCTACCTGCCCTCCGAGGGCCGTACCATCACCCTGAACGTCTCCACCAAGGGTCTGAAGATCATCGATCGCGACGGCATCGAGTCCGTCGTCACCAAGATCCGCGCACGAGGTGAGAAGATCTAA
- a CDS encoding type B 50S ribosomal protein L31 — translation MRKDIHPDYHPVIFQDANTGHKFLTRSTLTSARTEQWEDGNEYPLVVVDVTAESHPFWTGAQRLMDTAGRVEKFNQRFGGMARRKKKAN, via the coding sequence ATGAGGAAAGACATTCACCCGGATTACCACCCGGTGATTTTCCAGGACGCAAACACGGGCCACAAGTTCCTGACGCGCTCCACCCTGACCTCCGCACGTACTGAGCAGTGGGAAGACGGCAACGAGTACCCGCTCGTGGTCGTGGACGTCACCGCTGAGTCCCACCCGTTCTGGACCGGCGCGCAGCGTCTCATGGACACCGCTGGCCGCGTGGAGAAGTTCAACCAGCGTTTCGGCGGCATGGCCCGCCGCAAGAAGAAGGCCAACTAG
- the rpmF gene encoding 50S ribosomal protein L32, producing MATPKFKKSRANTRMRRSQWKADNADLQTVKIDGQEVRIPRRLVKAAQAGLIDVEQF from the coding sequence ATGGCAACACCGAAGTTCAAGAAGTCCCGCGCGAACACGCGTATGCGTCGTTCCCAGTGGAAGGCCGACAACGCCGACCTGCAGACCGTCAAGATCGACGGCCAGGAAGTGCGCATCCCGCGCCGCCTGGTCAAGGCTGCTCAGGCCGGTCTGATCGACGTCGAGCAGTTCTAA
- a CDS encoding response regulator transcription factor, whose product MKILVADDEQAVRESLRRSLRFNGYDVVLAVDGEDALDQIRIEQPDLTILDLMMPKLDGLGVCRTLRSSGYDGPILMLTARDGVSDRVAGLDAGADDYLPKPFALEELLARVGSLLRRTRSEARKAAGKDQTRLQFEDLVMDTSTRDVTRGGRAISLTRTEFALLHLLLQNPRHVLARQTILEEVWGYDFPTSGNALEVYIGYLRRKTEAGGESRLIHTVRGVGYVLRETAP is encoded by the coding sequence ATGAAAATTCTCGTAGCCGACGACGAGCAGGCTGTCCGTGAGTCGCTGAGACGCTCACTGCGCTTCAACGGATACGACGTTGTGCTCGCCGTAGACGGCGAAGATGCGCTCGACCAGATCCGTATTGAACAGCCTGATCTGACCATCCTCGACCTCATGATGCCCAAGCTCGACGGCCTGGGTGTCTGCCGTACCCTGCGATCCTCCGGGTACGACGGCCCGATCCTCATGCTCACGGCTCGCGACGGAGTGTCCGACCGTGTGGCCGGCCTGGACGCGGGCGCGGACGACTACCTGCCCAAGCCCTTCGCCTTGGAGGAGCTCCTGGCGCGTGTTGGCTCGCTGCTGCGCCGCACCCGCTCCGAGGCTCGCAAGGCCGCGGGCAAAGACCAGACCCGCCTCCAGTTCGAGGACCTGGTCATGGACACCTCCACCCGCGACGTCACCCGCGGCGGCCGGGCAATCTCGCTGACGCGTACCGAGTTTGCGCTGCTGCACCTGCTGCTGCAGAACCCGCGCCATGTGCTGGCCCGCCAGACCATCCTGGAAGAGGTGTGGGGCTACGACTTCCCGACCTCTGGCAACGCGCTGGAGGTCTACATCGGCTACCTGCGCCGCAAGACAGAAGCGGGCGGCGAATCGCGCCTGATCCACACCGTTCGCGGCGTCGGCTACGTCCTTCGGGAGACCGCTCCGTGA
- a CDS encoding HAMP domain-containing sensor histidine kinase, whose amino-acid sequence MILRRFTGEAALRGQANTGRSLPNSLAVLAGGIVAVVILLTALFTYRLSETTRLTVMDDDLRTRTYGVSLQLKDLDTDDQDGFEKALDDFSRSSPWVKVSAAPAGSNVFYGDPVPVAGPYTATSSGDMLSQRTVAGERVVVRRSASGVTVAIAKPLDVLSIVSGSWGAAALVLAGTGGLLAWIAGAVISAVGLRPVRRLHRAIDAANESDQLTELPVDGDDEFADITTSVNKMIATLEDSKTRQAQLVADAGHELKTPLTSMRTNIELLMMLYNSGQQDQISEQDRKDLERDVMAQMEEMSILIGDLVDLTRDEAQQGAEPEDLRLDEVLEEALDRVRRRRPDLAFQFEADPWVITGDRFAMGRAPINLIDNAAKWSPQGGTVRVSLKAAKRNAVLIVDDSGPGIPEDQREKVFERFYRAPESRSMPGSGLGLAIVKQVFDRHNATIVAEESDDGGARFRVVFPGRPPQTDNEDADATAAETQARVIPRKSYS is encoded by the coding sequence GTGATTTTGCGGCGTTTCACAGGCGAAGCTGCTCTGCGGGGACAGGCCAATACCGGCCGGTCGCTGCCCAACAGCTTGGCCGTACTCGCCGGCGGCATCGTCGCCGTGGTCATTTTGTTGACCGCGCTGTTTACCTACCGGCTTTCAGAAACGACTCGTCTGACCGTCATGGACGATGACCTGCGCACCCGCACCTACGGCGTATCGCTGCAGTTGAAAGACCTGGACACGGACGATCAGGATGGCTTTGAAAAAGCCCTCGACGACTTCAGCCGATCCAGCCCGTGGGTGAAGGTCTCGGCCGCGCCCGCTGGCTCCAACGTGTTTTACGGCGACCCGGTGCCGGTGGCGGGGCCGTACACGGCGACGTCTTCAGGCGACATGCTCTCCCAACGCACCGTGGCGGGGGAGCGCGTGGTGGTGCGTCGCAGCGCCTCCGGTGTCACCGTGGCCATCGCAAAGCCGTTGGACGTGTTGAGCATCGTCTCCGGCAGTTGGGGAGCGGCCGCGCTCGTCCTCGCCGGCACAGGCGGGCTACTCGCCTGGATTGCGGGCGCGGTGATTTCCGCCGTTGGCCTCCGACCTGTGCGCCGGCTGCACCGAGCTATCGACGCCGCCAACGAGTCCGACCAGCTGACAGAGCTGCCCGTCGACGGCGACGACGAATTCGCGGACATCACCACCTCCGTGAATAAGATGATCGCCACGCTGGAAGACTCTAAGACGCGCCAGGCACAGCTGGTGGCGGACGCCGGCCACGAGTTGAAAACCCCGCTGACCTCGATGCGCACGAACATCGAGCTGTTGATGATGCTGTACAACTCCGGACAACAAGATCAGATCTCGGAGCAGGACCGCAAGGACTTAGAGCGCGACGTGATGGCGCAAATGGAGGAAATGTCCATCCTCATCGGCGACTTGGTGGATCTGACGCGAGACGAAGCGCAGCAGGGCGCCGAGCCCGAGGATCTCCGCCTCGACGAGGTGCTGGAGGAAGCACTCGACCGCGTGCGGCGCCGCCGCCCGGACCTGGCGTTCCAATTCGAAGCGGACCCGTGGGTCATCACCGGCGACCGGTTCGCCATGGGCCGCGCCCCGATCAACCTCATCGATAACGCCGCGAAGTGGTCGCCGCAGGGCGGCACCGTGCGCGTGTCGCTGAAGGCGGCGAAGCGCAACGCGGTGCTCATTGTCGACGACTCCGGCCCCGGCATCCCCGAGGACCAGCGCGAGAAGGTGTTCGAGCGCTTCTACCGCGCGCCCGAATCCCGCTCGATGCCGGGGTCCGGTTTGGGCCTGGCCATTGTGAAGCAGGTCTTTGACCGCCACAACGCAACCATCGTGGCGGAGGAGTCCGACGACGGCGGCGCACGCTTCCGCGTGGTGTTCCCAGGCCGCCCGCCGCAAACGGACAACGAGGATGCTGACGCCACAGCCGCAGAAACCCAGGCGCGTGTGATTCCGCGCAAGAGCTACAGCTAG
- a CDS encoding S1C family serine protease, with product MSETNFPEDTSSFPSNNGVYQVPSQPQAYSRRANDGKGGKGIAGAFAVALATALVAGGGAGYFAGSTQAGKGTQSALESAPDSSSEDSRNGSGGVSSQSELRNPTVADPAEAPEGSVEQVAAAVLPAVVSIEVATPRGSAEGSGSIISADGYVLTNHHVIAGADTPGSKVQVTFNDGSRRSAQFVASDVNTDVGVLKIDDVNDLQVMRFGNSDELRVGQEVVAVGSPLGLSATVTSGIVSALNRPVRASQGGGESSLMDGIQTDAAINPGNSGGPLVDRSGNLIGMNSAIASLSAGGMGQGGQGGSIGLGFAIPSNFAKRVAEQLIETGEATQPMLGVRVSVMQGFGGGAVVAGVEPGSPGEKAGLKPGDVITRLNDRPIDSADALIAATRSKAFGETVTLQVQREGESQPIPVEVTLSSE from the coding sequence ATGAGTGAAACGAACTTCCCGGAAGACACTTCCAGTTTTCCGTCGAACAATGGCGTTTACCAGGTGCCGTCTCAGCCCCAGGCGTACAGCCGCCGTGCCAACGACGGCAAAGGCGGCAAGGGCATTGCAGGGGCATTTGCCGTTGCGCTGGCAACGGCTCTCGTTGCAGGCGGTGGCGCGGGCTACTTCGCCGGCTCGACCCAGGCGGGCAAGGGGACGCAGAGCGCGCTGGAAAGTGCTCCGGACAGCTCCTCGGAGGATTCCCGGAATGGATCTGGCGGTGTGTCGTCGCAAAGCGAACTGCGTAACCCGACAGTTGCGGACCCGGCCGAGGCCCCCGAAGGCTCGGTAGAGCAGGTGGCCGCCGCGGTGCTGCCCGCGGTGGTCTCCATCGAGGTGGCCACGCCCCGCGGCAGTGCGGAAGGCTCCGGCTCCATCATTTCCGCAGACGGCTATGTGTTGACCAACCACCACGTCATCGCCGGCGCCGACACGCCCGGGTCGAAGGTGCAGGTCACGTTTAACGACGGCTCACGCCGCAGCGCACAGTTCGTCGCCTCCGACGTCAACACGGATGTCGGCGTGCTCAAGATCGACGACGTCAACGACCTGCAGGTGATGCGATTCGGCAACTCCGACGAACTGCGCGTGGGTCAGGAGGTCGTCGCCGTGGGCTCGCCGCTGGGGCTATCCGCCACTGTGACCAGCGGCATCGTCTCCGCGCTCAACCGCCCGGTGCGCGCCTCCCAAGGCGGTGGGGAAAGCTCGCTGATGGACGGCATCCAAACCGACGCCGCGATCAACCCGGGCAACTCCGGCGGCCCGCTGGTGGACCGCAGCGGCAACTTGATCGGCATGAACTCCGCGATTGCTTCGCTGTCCGCGGGCGGCATGGGGCAGGGCGGCCAGGGCGGCTCCATCGGCCTCGGCTTTGCCATCCCGTCGAACTTTGCCAAGCGGGTGGCGGAGCAGCTCATTGAAACGGGCGAAGCGACCCAGCCGATGCTCGGTGTGCGCGTGAGCGTGATGCAGGGCTTCGGCGGCGGTGCCGTGGTGGCGGGGGTGGAGCCCGGCAGCCCCGGCGAGAAGGCCGGCCTGAAACCTGGTGACGTAATCACGCGCCTGAACGACCGGCCCATCGACTCTGCCGACGCCCTGATCGCCGCGACGCGTTCCAAGGCGTTCGGGGAGACAGTGACGCTGCAAGTGCAGCGGGAGGGGGAGTCTCAGCCGATTCCGGTAGAGGTGACCTTAAGTTCCGAGTAA